Part of the Henckelia pumila isolate YLH828 chromosome 2, ASM3356847v2, whole genome shotgun sequence genome is shown below.
CGTTACCCTGAACATATTTGTGGAAAAAAGGTTAGGCCTTTGGGAGAGAATAAGGATTACTGGACAGCAGCCACAAAAATAAATTCGATGGGGGCACAACCAAGAGAGACATGAATTTAATAGTGTTGAGGTCTCATataaatttaagttttcttgttgATGCTAAAGATGCCCTGAAATAATGTCTTTCGGCGTAAAATTCATGGAGCGAGGCTGACAAATCCATGCATACTAATTTTACCTTTTTTTGACCGTATCGGGTTTCCAATCTTCTCGCCTGATAATCTGTACAGTTCGAGCAGGAAACCAGTTCTCTGTATGTATTTGATGAGGGGAACCAACCCTCCAAGTCATATTTTTTTGCAGCTGCATCATTTAGTGCCCCAGAGACGATGGCTACAACTTGATGAGGAATTTTCAGCTGTTCATATAATAAATGATCAATAAAGTTAATTGAGATTATTCATGGTGCGAATATAAACGAAAAATAAATTGTGAGCTTTAAATCAGCAGCAGGCATAGGGTTAGCTTCAAACATAATTTCAATGCACAGCCCATATAGTAAATTTTCATAGTTGGCGCATATCGCAACCATCTATAAAACAAGGGAAATTGAACCATATACCATTTTGTAGAAATCCTCGGAATTTTTTATCATTTCTTCGTGCATTTCCCATGATTCATTTTCATTTGGGCTGGTTATACAGAATTGTTCAATCTTCTCAAACTGATGAACACGAaaaattccaagagtatctcgACCATGTGAACCTGCTTCTTTACGAAAGCATGAGGAATATCCAGCATATCTGATAAAAACACATTATTCACGAGTAAAAAAACAAATGGTAAACAAAAGAAAGTCTAGACTGACTGAAAAAGAATACGCTAAACCCAACAATCTAGGGCAAGTTATTCGATCGGTGATAAATGTATGGAGATAGTCTACCTCAAAGGCAGCTGTGAAGGATGTATCCAATCATCTATGTGATATGCACAAAGTGGTTGTTCTGCAGTAGCAATCAGATATTTGTCATCTCCCTCACCAGTTACCTGTTGAACATACAATCAGGCAAATTTTTAATAACCATAAAAATTTACTTTTTCCATTAAGACAGACATTAAGCGTATGAACAGAATTGTAAGCAATATCATCATCAGGTTAAACAAAAATTTCCAAATGTCGGATTCAGCACAATACTTTTAATCGTATCGTGGTTTGAAGAAACTCCAATCAAATAAAACACAAACCTGATTGGAGCCTCTCAAATTGAATTAGTTCATTCAACTGGTTGACAATATTATATGATATGATGTAATGGACCAACACTATATTAAAGTGAGAATTCATATGCTAAACCAACAAAACAATTCAACTCATTTCACACCCTAACTCAAGGTTCTCTGAACCACACTCAGATACTGCCTTTCTTCATTTTTCATACTATTGTTTGCGAGTACCCTCTAAAATTGACCTGTTTGACATTACTAACAAGGATTTCTCTTGATAAAATCGCTCGTTAAAGAACCTTCAAGATTAGGTAACTTCAAGTTTGCAACTATACCAGggacaaaaatatatattgcaAAAATTTGTATCACCCCTCggatcataatataacaataactCTATTTTTCAGGTTATCTTTAGAAGCAAGAGGTGTGACGAAAACAATCCTCACAGTGTGTATTTAGGACAAAAAACTCAAATATGGTCTCCAAATTACATGCTTTGCCACTTCAGATTGCTCAAGTATGGTCTGTCTCCAGCCACTGTATAGATTTGTTATAATAATGACTCAAAGATCTTTGTTAACAAAAATATGCATTCTCTACAGCTCCAATTGTAGCATGAAATGTGTTTAACAGTTAGTTTTCGAGTTATAAACAAGTTAAAAATTACCTTGTAAAGTTCTTCATCAAATTGTGCCAATTGAGCACACTTGGCCATAATATCTTTTCTCATGAAGAATGGAGTCTGCAATGCAGTAAAGCCCCTCTTTTCCAAAAAATCAAGACCAAAATTGATCAGAGCTTGATTAAGTCGCACACCATCCCCTTTAAGATAGAAACCTCTGCCTCCGGCTACATTTGCTCCTAAAGTAAACCAAAAATCTAGTTGTATTAGTAGGTCATCACAATAACAATGTGCAATAATTGCGTAGTTTAAATATCTGATGGCGCGTGAGGCATAGCTGCTGCCAATGTGGGTCTGAAACACTTCTCTTCACGCATGATAATTAAGCCAATTATTTccaaatcaatattttataaTCAATAAAACAGAATCAGACATAACATCAATCGAGTGAACTGTGGAAATAGAAATACTCAAGCTTCGTGGAGAAACTGATTTCATtcattaaaaagataaaaagaaaaatcaaaagcaaGAATTAGTCAACAACTTAAAAGTCTCAGGATTATCCAGTTGCATAACAAGGATGCATACAATACATGATACTTAAaaagcataaaaataattttttttaaaaaaacacacacacactttgTACCCTTTTTTGTATCCGCAATTCCCAGGAGCTCTACCAGATCAACGTGATTTTTCAGCTTTGGTGCAGTCCACCTCTCTCCCCATGATCGTTCGACAGCATTATTTGCCTACAAAATATTTATCTCTCAGAGAAATGTTTCATCAGGAAGAAAATATAAATTACCGGAAGATAAAGCTCAGTAAACGACATACCTCATCATTGCTGATGGGGACGGAATCATGTACAAGGTTTCCTATAATTTGCAATCTAGACTGCACTGCTGCAAGAGCCTCTTGCACCTCTGCCTCCTTTTTTGCCGTAAGTTCTTTGTTTTCCTCTGTACTTGCAATCATTCCACTGATATCATCACCTGCCTTTCAAGACCCAACAAAAGAATTCAGTCCGACAGTTAAACATATTAATGAGAGGAAGAACAAAACTCAGAAGCATTGATGAATCATAATAGATCTAAAGGGTAGTGTGAGTCAATGTCATGCGGAAATATAGAATATAAACAACCATATGCTGTGACTGTGATCTTCGAGAAGGTGGCTTAAATGCTCGGCTTTGCCACTTCAAAAACCATAATATTGTGGGATTTCCATATGGCGTAAACCGTACTGCACAAGGCTAGAGTGCAAGCCTCAGTAACAGCCAGTTTTTATGCTTACAGTTATTGCTCCTACTAGTGCATGCAATTTTTACATCAGAACCATATGGATACACTGGTTTAGTTAATGCACTAGGGAAAACAAAACATCAAATCCACCTCTGATATTAGAAAGAATAAGTATGTTCAAGAACTTTAGGCAACGATATGCGCTTATTCATATTTTAGTATTTCTTCTCTATCATAGTAGATATTATCAGTAGAGTCCTGGTTCTAAAAAAGCTCAACGGAAAGAAACAAACATAGTAAGTCAGAAAAACTAGAAAATCCGCACGAAAGAAAAACAAGGTTACATAGACAAGTATGAAGAAGTGCTCACAATTCTAAGGCTTGCTATTTTCTTGTTTATCTGGTTAAAGTCTTTCTTCAACCCATCCAGCTCAAATTGACCTACAATAATATCCCATCAAGGCTGCATATATCCACGTAATGAATAACAGCACAAAACCACAAACCAAAATGAATAAGGAACTACAAatttaatatgattaattacGTTGCCGCCAAACTTTGTCGAGTTGAATGACCTCATCGACAAGATCAACATTGGCGAAACGACGTCGCTGAGACTCTCTGATTTTGTCCGGGTTCCCACCTTTCTCTTCCCGAAAGAGATTAATGTCCAACATGCTTAATTACCCCTCCTACCTATTTATATTTCTGCAACATTCAAACATTAGTCAAAAAAATTGGAAAGCGGTTACCATCTTTATTAAATTGAAATGCTAAATGACAAGTAATAAATACAATTTACAACAGTGTTCTAAAACTCGAGTTAGACGGCCGCCTAGGCGCTAGGCGCTGGGCGGCTGCACCGAAAACATG
Proteins encoded:
- the LOC140881719 gene encoding serine--tRNA ligase-like: MLDINLFREEKGGNPDKIRESQRRRFANVDLVDEVIQLDKVWRQRQFELDGLKKDFNQINKKIASLRIAGDDISGMIASTEENKELTAKKEAEVQEALAAVQSRLQIIGNLVHDSVPISNDEANNAVERSWGERWTAPKLKNHVDLVELLGIADTKKGANVAGGRGFYLKGDGVRLNQALINFGLDFLEKRGFTALQTPFFMRKDIMAKCAQLAQFDEELYKVTGEGDDKYLIATAEQPLCAYHIDDWIHPSQLPLRYAGYSSCFRKEAGSHGRDTLGIFRVHQFEKIEQFCITSPNENESWEMHEEMIKNSEDFYKMLKIPHQVVAIVSGALNDAAAKKYDLEGWFPSSNTYRELVSCSNCTDYQARRLETRYGQKKGNDKPKYVHMLNSTLTATERTLCCILENYQKEDGVEIPDVLRDYMGGKTFLPFKNDPGKDNKGKKTK